The Geotalea uraniireducens Rf4 genome window below encodes:
- a CDS encoding PDDEXK nuclease domain-containing protein, whose protein sequence is MCGLYEDRVKGEGDNPTVGITLCTEKDHTVVQYSVLNESRQLFASRYRLYLPSEEELRAEIEREREMVVKERMVRYGA, encoded by the coding sequence ATCTGCGGACTGTACGAGGACAGGGTCAAGGGTGAGGGGGACAATCCGACCGTTGGTATCACCCTCTGCACGGAGAAAGACCACACGGTGGTGCAGTACTCGGTGCTGAACGAGAGCCGGCAGCTCTTTGCGTCCAGGTACCGGCTGTATCTGCCGAGCGAGGAGGAGTTGCGGGCCGAGATTGAGCGGGAGCGGGAGATGGTGGTGAAGGAGAGGATGGTGAGGTATGGGGCGTAG
- a CDS encoding DUF4276 family protein translates to MSSIEIYIVVEGQTEQTFVRDVLAPQMAHKGIYLLPALIGKPGQKGGDIQFDRAKTDIGNFLKQRPETYVSTMFDYFRIDSEWPGRAEVSRQIRNGSSLTAIQKADILEAATNSEIVKEFTGYNAESRFIPYIEMHEFEALLFSDADVLAEKTDIDVSKIQEIIGKYNSPEEINDDPAKAPSKRLEALKNGYRKVANGKTISEAIGITTIRKQCTHFNNWLTRLECLQMRVNV, encoded by the coding sequence ATGAGTAGTATTGAAATCTACATCGTTGTGGAAGGGCAGACAGAACAGACCTTCGTGCGTGATGTGCTGGCCCCGCAGATGGCACATAAGGGAATATATCTGCTTCCAGCTTTAATTGGTAAACCTGGTCAAAAAGGCGGAGACATTCAATTTGACAGGGCTAAGACAGACATTGGCAATTTTCTCAAACAGCGTCCTGAGACTTATGTGTCAACGATGTTTGATTACTTTAGGATAGATTCTGAATGGCCAGGAAGAGCTGAAGTTAGCAGGCAAATACGAAATGGAAGTTCTCTTACAGCTATCCAGAAGGCCGATATTCTTGAGGCAGCCACTAATTCTGAGATCGTGAAAGAGTTCACTGGCTATAACGCAGAAAGCAGATTTATCCCATATATCGAAATGCACGAATTTGAAGCGTTACTTTTCAGTGATGCAGACGTCCTAGCAGAAAAGACTGACATAGATGTGTCCAAGATTCAGGAAATTATTGGGAAATATAACAGCCCGGAAGAAATAAACGATGATCCTGCGAAAGCACCATCTAAGCGGCTTGAAGCATTAAAAAATGGATACCGCAAGGTCGCCAATGGCAAGACGATTTCCGAGGCTATCGGCATTACAACTATACGAAAACAATGCACCCACTTTAATAACTGGCTGACAAGACTTGAATGTCTTCAGATGCGAGTTAATGTCTGA
- the rlmB gene encoding 23S rRNA (guanosine(2251)-2'-O)-methyltransferase RlmB produces the protein MKDEIIYGLNSVMEALRGKRRAFELFVAPGGSDRRLEKLLALAAEKGVPVRQRDKRDIARLCGTEHHQGVALRAEPFAYAQLSDILVPGTDGLLLVLDGVQDPHNLGALIRSAACAGAQGVIIPRDRAVGVTATVEKASAGAIETIPVAEVTNVAHTLEELKNAGFWIYGADGESPLSIFDQKLTGAVVLVIGSEGEGIRPLVKKKCDFLVSIPLRGGVNSLNASVAGGILLFEVVRQRSKS, from the coding sequence ATGAAAGATGAGATCATATACGGGCTGAACTCTGTTATGGAGGCCCTCCGCGGTAAACGGAGGGCCTTCGAGCTTTTTGTGGCTCCCGGCGGCAGTGACAGGCGTCTGGAAAAGCTCCTTGCTCTTGCAGCTGAAAAGGGAGTGCCTGTTCGGCAGCGGGACAAACGTGATATAGCCCGCCTCTGCGGCACCGAACATCATCAAGGGGTGGCTCTCAGAGCGGAGCCCTTTGCCTACGCCCAATTGTCCGACATCCTCGTGCCCGGCACAGATGGACTATTGCTTGTTCTGGATGGCGTTCAGGATCCCCACAACCTCGGCGCACTGATCCGCAGTGCCGCCTGTGCCGGAGCGCAGGGGGTCATCATCCCCAGGGACCGGGCGGTGGGAGTGACGGCGACGGTTGAGAAGGCTTCGGCAGGCGCAATTGAGACCATTCCGGTTGCTGAAGTGACGAACGTTGCCCATACGCTTGAAGAGTTGAAAAATGCGGGGTTCTGGATTTACGGTGCGGACGGCGAGTCACCGCTGTCCATATTCGACCAGAAATTGACAGGAGCAGTGGTTCTGGTTATCGGCAGCGAAGGGGAAGGAATCAGACCGCTAGTAAAAAAGAAATGCGATTTTCTGGTGTCGATTCCACTGCGGGGAGGGGTAAATTCCCTCAATGCCTCAGTTGCCGGCGGTATACTGTTGTTTGAAGTGGTGCGGCAAAGAAGTAAAAGTTAA
- a CDS encoding AAA family ATPase has translation MAQPLDKLTIKGFKSIRSLEDFELSNLNVLIGGNGAGKSNFIDFFRLLRAMLELPLPGLASASLKTYIADGGGSDDFLFNGPKVTDQIEVVTRFGQNGYRFKLAPTADENFIINDEASYYEGSTVGWWELGSGQTSPELLKEKDKRGVAGGRSVASHIYNAISSWKIYHFHDTSKLAQMRRYGTIDDSEYLRFDAANIASFLYDLKNNRRVSKQKVYEQIIDTIRLVTPFFDDFILKPDKNERVRLRWRQKGSDYPLKPHHLSDGTLRFICLTTALLQPDPPSTIIIDEPELGLHPYAIEILAELIKATSKNTQLIVSTQSPALVDYFEPEDIIVVNRKQGASVFERLNKRELSSWLKDYSLGDLWRKNVVTGGPAYE, from the coding sequence ATGGCGCAGCCATTAGATAAATTAACAATTAAGGGCTTTAAATCAATCCGGTCCCTTGAAGATTTTGAGCTATCCAACTTGAATGTCCTCATAGGTGGCAACGGCGCCGGAAAAAGCAACTTTATCGATTTTTTTCGTCTGCTGCGTGCCATGTTGGAATTGCCATTGCCGGGCCTTGCCAGTGCTAGCTTGAAAACCTATATTGCCGATGGTGGCGGTAGTGACGATTTCCTGTTTAATGGTCCAAAGGTCACAGATCAGATCGAAGTTGTAACAAGATTCGGCCAAAACGGTTATCGTTTTAAACTTGCCCCCACCGCAGACGAGAACTTTATCATAAATGATGAGGCGAGCTACTATGAAGGCAGCACTGTCGGCTGGTGGGAACTGGGAAGCGGACAAACTTCGCCGGAATTGCTTAAAGAAAAGGATAAAAGGGGCGTTGCTGGTGGTCGCAGCGTTGCCTCCCATATCTATAATGCGATTTCATCATGGAAAATCTATCATTTCCACGACACCAGCAAATTAGCTCAGATGCGCCGCTATGGGACGATTGACGATAGCGAATATTTACGGTTTGACGCGGCTAACATCGCCTCCTTTTTATATGATTTAAAAAATAACAGACGAGTTAGCAAACAAAAAGTTTATGAACAAATCATTGATACAATTCGTTTGGTTACCCCCTTCTTCGACGATTTTATCCTTAAGCCGGACAAAAATGAAAGGGTGAGGCTGCGTTGGAGACAGAAGGGTTCCGACTATCCACTTAAACCTCATCATCTGTCCGATGGTACTCTCCGATTTATCTGTTTGACGACGGCGCTTCTGCAACCTGACCCGCCCTCAACCATCATTATTGATGAGCCGGAACTGGGCTTGCATCCATATGCTATCGAAATTTTGGCCGAGCTGATTAAGGCTACATCCAAAAATACACAGCTCATCGTGTCAACTCAGTCCCCTGCTCTCGTCGATTATTTTGAACCGGAAGACATTATTGTCGTGAATCGAAAACAGGGCGCATCAGTCTTTGAACGGTTGAATAAGCGCGAACTTTCTTCATGGCTTAAAGATTATTCGTTGGGCGACCTCTGGCGTAAGAACGTTGTCACCGGAGGGCCTGCTTATGAGTAG
- a CDS encoding LytR/AlgR family response regulator transcription factor: MSTALRTFIIDDEAPARRELRYLLEQIATVEVVGEAANGSTALKGLRETKPNLVFLDIQMPGLSGLELAQFLCELPERPLLVFATAFDEYALQAFEVDAIDYLCKPFTLERVAKAVAKAAKALSPTVAPPVPEARQPLEACRKIILYRGETIVPTAAERIIFARAEEGEVLVHAVDGRYRTRCALNELEQKLAAAGFVRTHRSFLVNINHVREVIPWFNGSYKLIMDDRERSEVPVSRYNVKDLKRHFDL, encoded by the coding sequence ATGAGTACGGCACTGCGCACCTTCATCATCGATGACGAGGCCCCGGCCAGGAGGGAACTGCGCTATCTCCTGGAGCAGATCGCAACGGTGGAGGTGGTTGGCGAGGCCGCCAACGGCAGCACTGCGCTGAAGGGGCTCCGCGAAACCAAGCCGAACCTGGTCTTTCTCGATATCCAGATGCCCGGGCTGAGCGGCCTGGAACTGGCCCAGTTCCTGTGCGAGTTGCCGGAGCGCCCACTACTTGTGTTTGCAACCGCTTTTGACGAATACGCACTGCAGGCCTTTGAGGTCGACGCCATCGATTACCTGTGCAAACCCTTCACCCTGGAGCGGGTTGCCAAGGCGGTTGCCAAGGCCGCCAAAGCCCTTTCCCCGACAGTCGCTCCACCGGTACCGGAAGCGCGGCAGCCCCTCGAAGCCTGCCGCAAAATCATCCTCTACCGGGGGGAGACCATCGTCCCGACCGCAGCGGAGCGGATCATTTTTGCCCGTGCCGAAGAGGGGGAGGTGCTTGTCCACGCCGTTGACGGCAGGTACCGGACCCGCTGCGCCCTCAACGAACTGGAGCAGAAGCTCGCTGCAGCCGGATTTGTCAGGACCCACCGCAGCTTCCTCGTCAACATCAATCATGTCCGCGAAGTGATCCCCTGGTTCAACGGCAGCTACAAGCTGATCATGGACGACCGCGAACGGAGCGAGGTGCCGGTCAGCCGTTACAATGTGAAGGATTTAAAAAGGCATTTTGATTTATAA
- a CDS encoding carbon starvation CstA family protein encodes MNSLTLIFAAACVFAIGYRFYGLFLANRVLNLRPERATPAVTYEDGHDYMKTNKYVLFGHHFAAIAAAGPLLGPVLAAQFGFLPGALWILIGAVLAGGVHDAVVLFASVRHKGKSLSVIAEAEIGKVAGKVASFAILFILILTLAGLSIAVVNAMFNSPWGTFTVFATIPIAMIMGVYMQKIRPGDIKGGSIIGVILLALSILVGPYVAADPALAAMFTFSKKQLALIIPAYGFAASVLPVWFLLVPRDYLSTYLKIGTIGLLAMGIVFVHPDLHMPAISSYFFGGGPIIPGAAFPFIFITIACGALSGFHAIIGSGTTPKMIANERDILFVGYGAMLVEGFVAIMALIAACVLVPADYFAINAAPKVFATLNMTPVNLPVLAAQVGEQVQGRPGGAVSLAVGMAYIFSAVPFMKGMMAYWYHFAIMFEAVFILTAVDAGTRVGRYLLQEMLGKIYAPFADNGWKPGIIVTSALFTSAWGYLVYTGDISTIWPLFGMSNQLLATCALIVGTTMLIRLGKAKYAWVTAGPGLFMMPICMWAGYLNITKNFLPKGLYLLAGMSVILMVLMTIVFAEAFRRWYALMQINKTVADSHGDQVLALTEERKEVLFPLPVQE; translated from the coding sequence ATGAATTCGTTAACACTCATTTTTGCCGCAGCATGTGTCTTCGCAATCGGCTATCGGTTCTACGGCCTGTTCCTGGCCAACAGGGTCTTGAACCTGCGGCCGGAACGGGCCACACCGGCCGTGACCTACGAGGATGGCCATGACTACATGAAGACCAACAAGTATGTCCTGTTCGGTCATCATTTCGCCGCCATCGCAGCTGCCGGACCGCTGCTCGGACCGGTGCTGGCGGCCCAGTTCGGCTTCCTGCCCGGCGCGCTCTGGATTCTGATCGGGGCGGTGCTGGCGGGCGGCGTGCACGATGCCGTCGTGCTGTTTGCATCGGTGCGCCACAAGGGCAAGAGTCTCTCGGTCATCGCCGAGGCCGAGATCGGCAAGGTCGCCGGCAAGGTGGCCTCCTTCGCGATCCTCTTCATCCTGATCCTGACCCTGGCCGGACTCTCCATCGCGGTGGTCAACGCCATGTTCAACAGCCCTTGGGGGACCTTCACCGTCTTCGCCACCATCCCGATCGCCATGATCATGGGCGTCTACATGCAGAAGATCCGCCCCGGCGACATCAAGGGGGGGAGCATCATCGGCGTGATCCTGCTGGCGCTGTCGATCCTCGTCGGCCCCTATGTTGCCGCCGACCCGGCCCTGGCAGCCATGTTCACCTTCTCCAAGAAGCAGCTGGCCCTGATCATCCCGGCCTACGGCTTTGCCGCCTCGGTGCTGCCGGTCTGGTTCCTGCTGGTGCCCCGCGACTACCTCTCCACCTATCTCAAGATCGGCACCATCGGCCTTTTGGCCATGGGGATCGTCTTCGTTCATCCCGACCTGCACATGCCGGCCATTTCCTCCTACTTCTTCGGCGGCGGTCCGATCATCCCCGGCGCTGCCTTTCCCTTCATCTTCATCACCATTGCCTGTGGCGCCCTGTCCGGATTCCATGCTATAATCGGCTCCGGCACCACCCCGAAGATGATTGCCAACGAACGCGACATCCTGTTTGTCGGTTACGGCGCCATGCTGGTGGAGGGTTTTGTCGCCATCATGGCCCTGATCGCCGCCTGCGTGCTGGTGCCGGCCGATTATTTTGCCATCAACGCCGCGCCCAAGGTTTTTGCGACCCTCAACATGACGCCGGTCAACCTGCCGGTACTGGCCGCCCAGGTGGGCGAACAGGTCCAGGGGCGCCCCGGCGGCGCCGTTTCCCTGGCGGTCGGCATGGCCTACATCTTCTCCGCCGTACCGTTCATGAAGGGGATGATGGCCTACTGGTATCACTTCGCCATCATGTTCGAGGCGGTCTTCATCCTGACCGCCGTGGACGCCGGCACCCGCGTGGGACGCTACCTGCTCCAGGAGATGCTCGGCAAGATCTACGCGCCATTTGCCGACAACGGATGGAAGCCCGGCATCATCGTCACCAGCGCCTTGTTCACCTCGGCCTGGGGCTACCTGGTCTACACCGGCGACATCTCCACCATCTGGCCGCTGTTCGGCATGAGCAACCAGCTCCTGGCCACCTGTGCCCTGATTGTCGGCACCACCATGCTGATCAGGCTCGGCAAGGCGAAGTACGCCTGGGTGACCGCCGGTCCCGGCCTGTTCATGATGCCGATCTGCATGTGGGCGGGCTACCTAAACATCACCAAAAACTTCCTCCCCAAGGGGCTGTATCTCCTGGCCGGCATGTCAGTAATCCTGATGGTGCTGATGACCATCGTCTTTGCCGAGGCCTTCCGGCGCTGGTATGCACTGATGCAGATCAATAAAACGGTTGCCGACAGCCATGGCGATCAGGTGCTGGCGCTGACCGAAGAACGGAAGGAAGTGTTGTTTCCGTTGCCGGTGCAGGAGTGA
- a CDS encoding sensor histidine kinase has protein sequence MHNLLINLLERLGIFAIAFILIMRFDIFKRLLTGKANRYEKLSLSVLFGLFGIAGTYMGVPIQNAIANSRVVGVALGGILGGPLVGFAAGVIAGGHRYLIDIGGFTATACGVATVIEGVAGGLIYHRLKRRPFDPAVAFITGVIVESLQMAILLIIPKPFSAALNLVSIIGLPMILVNSLGLALFVELVASVYKEKERFAASQAQTALDIALRTLPFLRSGLTGASASETARIILEMADLDAVAISDESQILAYAGAENAHHRPGTSLLHASTRTVLTSGRIAAPLTREEISCTHADCRLGSAIIVPLVKQDRTIGTLQLFRLKENGITPLDRELANGLAHLFSNQLEISALDEQKKLVKDAEIKALQAQINPHFLFNAINTIISYTRTSPETASGLLVKLADFFRTNINPGVGNVSLATELEHCRAYIAIESARFEERIRVSYDLDETALGCLLPQLILQPLVENALKHGILLREEGGEVNIAAHRDNGLVRIEVRDNGVGMSAARLAALFIDTDRPSPQEGAGIALKNVNARLSALYGAEHALQIESEPGQGTTVSFTVPQP, from the coding sequence ATGCACAATCTTCTCATAAATTTGCTGGAACGGCTCGGGATTTTTGCCATTGCATTCATCCTGATCATGCGTTTCGACATCTTCAAGAGGCTTTTGACGGGGAAAGCCAATCGCTACGAAAAGCTTTCCCTGTCGGTTCTCTTCGGTCTTTTCGGAATCGCCGGAACCTACATGGGTGTTCCCATCCAGAATGCCATTGCCAATTCAAGGGTTGTGGGGGTCGCGCTGGGGGGGATTCTCGGCGGCCCGCTGGTCGGTTTTGCGGCGGGTGTTATTGCCGGCGGGCATCGCTACCTGATCGACATCGGCGGTTTTACCGCCACGGCCTGCGGGGTGGCGACCGTCATCGAGGGCGTGGCCGGCGGCCTGATCTACCACCGCCTGAAGCGGCGACCGTTCGATCCGGCTGTGGCCTTCATCACCGGGGTGATCGTCGAAAGCCTCCAGATGGCTATACTGCTCATCATTCCGAAGCCCTTTTCGGCGGCGCTCAACCTGGTTAGCATCATCGGTCTTCCGATGATCCTGGTCAACTCCCTCGGGCTGGCGCTGTTTGTGGAACTGGTGGCTTCCGTGTACAAGGAAAAGGAGCGTTTCGCTGCCTCCCAGGCCCAGACCGCCCTGGATATCGCCTTGCGCACCCTGCCGTTCCTGCGTAGTGGTCTCACCGGCGCATCCGCATCCGAAACCGCCCGTATCATCCTGGAAATGGCCGATCTGGATGCGGTGGCCATTTCCGACGAATCGCAGATTCTGGCATATGCCGGGGCGGAAAACGCCCATCACCGTCCCGGTACATCGTTATTGCATGCTTCCACCCGAACAGTGCTCACCAGCGGCCGCATTGCGGCGCCGCTCACCCGTGAGGAGATCAGCTGCACCCATGCCGACTGTCGCCTGGGCTCCGCCATTATCGTGCCGCTCGTCAAGCAGGACAGGACCATCGGTACCCTGCAGCTGTTCCGCTTGAAGGAGAACGGCATCACCCCCCTGGACAGGGAACTGGCCAACGGTCTGGCCCACCTCTTTTCCAACCAGCTGGAGATATCGGCCCTGGACGAGCAAAAAAAGCTGGTCAAGGATGCCGAGATCAAGGCGCTCCAGGCCCAGATCAACCCCCACTTCCTCTTCAACGCCATCAACACCATCATCAGCTACACCCGCACCAGCCCGGAGACCGCCTCGGGGCTGCTGGTGAAGCTGGCCGACTTTTTCCGCACCAACATCAATCCGGGAGTGGGGAATGTATCCCTGGCGACCGAACTGGAACACTGCCGGGCCTATATCGCCATCGAGTCGGCCCGCTTCGAGGAGCGAATCAGGGTGTCCTACGACCTGGACGAAACGGCGCTCGGCTGTCTGCTCCCGCAGCTGATCCTCCAGCCGCTGGTGGAGAACGCTCTCAAGCACGGCATCCTGCTCCGCGAGGAAGGGGGCGAGGTAAACATCGCGGCGCACCGGGACAACGGGCTGGTACGGATCGAGGTCAGGGACAACGGGGTCGGGATGTCGGCTGCCCGGTTGGCGGCGCTGTTTATTGACACAGACCGCCCGTCGCCCCAGGAAGGGGCCGGGATTGCCCTGAAGAACGTCAATGCCAGGCTTTCGGCGCTCTACGGGGCTGAGCACGCTTTACAGATCGAGAGCGAGCCCGGTCAGGGCACGACCGTTTCGTTCACGGTGCCGCAGCCATGA
- a CDS encoding D-2-hydroxyacid dehydrogenase: MTNNAKIAILDGYTINPGDNPWTPLESLGDCTIYDRTPPELKLERARDAEIILLSKVKLDADTLKALPKLRYISLLATGYNNVDVAAAGALGIPVSNVPAYSTESVAQTTFALLLELAVNVGVHDAAVKAGEWIRCPDHSFWKAPIVELNGLTIGIVGYGVIGKAVARIAAAFGMRVIAYAPRIPQDAGPVPVSFVPLEELFAIADVVTLNCPQTPENTGFVNSRLLGCMKPGAFLINVARGGLVNEADLAHALRSGQIAGAALDVVAHEPMLAENPLLSAPNCIFTPHIAWASLAARRRLMDIVAANVASFLGGSPINVVNGQYLAPAS, from the coding sequence ATGACGAATAATGCAAAAATCGCAATTCTGGACGGTTATACCATTAACCCCGGCGACAACCCGTGGACTCCGCTGGAGTCCCTGGGCGACTGCACAATTTACGATCGCACCCCGCCTGAGCTCAAGCTGGAGCGCGCCAGGGACGCGGAGATCATCCTGCTCAGCAAGGTCAAGCTGGATGCCGACACCCTGAAAGCCCTGCCGAAACTCAGGTATATCTCGCTATTGGCCACGGGCTACAACAATGTCGATGTGGCTGCTGCCGGCGCACTCGGTATTCCGGTCTCCAATGTCCCGGCCTATTCCACCGAATCGGTGGCCCAGACAACCTTTGCACTGCTGCTGGAGTTGGCTGTGAACGTCGGTGTACACGATGCCGCCGTAAAAGCCGGTGAGTGGATCCGCTGCCCGGACCATTCCTTCTGGAAGGCGCCGATCGTCGAGCTGAACGGGTTGACGATCGGGATCGTCGGGTACGGCGTGATCGGCAAGGCCGTGGCTCGTATCGCTGCCGCCTTCGGCATGCGGGTGATTGCTTATGCGCCACGTATTCCGCAGGACGCCGGCCCGGTCCCGGTCAGTTTCGTCCCGCTGGAGGAGTTGTTCGCCATCGCCGATGTGGTGACGCTCAACTGTCCCCAGACCCCGGAAAACACCGGTTTCGTCAACTCCCGCCTGCTGGGGTGCATGAAGCCCGGGGCCTTCCTGATCAATGTGGCGCGGGGAGGGTTGGTGAACGAGGCCGATCTTGCCCATGCATTACGCTCCGGACAGATTGCCGGTGCCGCTCTGGATGTGGTTGCCCATGAACCGATGCTGGCGGAAAATCCGCTCTTGTCCGCACCCAATTGTATCTTTACCCCGCATATCGCCTGGGCTTCTCTGGCCGCCCGTCGGCGGCTGATGGATATCGTGGCCGCAAATGTGGCTTCCTTTCTGGGCGGTTCCCCGATAAATGTGGTGAATGGTCAATATCTGGCTCCGGCAAGCTGA
- a CDS encoding DUF1016 N-terminal domain-containing protein, giving the protein MIEAYWNVGRMIVEEEQQGMERAGYGKALIRDLSERLTSEFGSGFGVSNLSYFRQFYLSFPIFHAPRGISADCTRTGSRVRGTIRPLVSPSARRKTTRWCSTRC; this is encoded by the coding sequence ATGATCGAAGCCTACTGGAACGTAGGACGGATGATCGTCGAGGAAGAGCAGCAGGGGATGGAACGCGCGGGATATGGTAAGGCGTTGATTCGCGATCTGTCTGAGAGGCTGACATCGGAATTTGGCTCAGGGTTCGGCGTCTCGAATCTCTCTTACTTCAGGCAGTTCTACCTGTCTTTTCCAATATTCCACGCACCGCGTGGAATATCTGCGGACTGTACGAGGACAGGGTCAAGGGTGAGGGGGACAATCCGACCGTTGGTATCACCCTCTGCACGGAGAAAGACCACACGGTGGTGCAGTACTCGGTGCTGA
- the nhaD gene encoding sodium:proton antiporter NhaD, translated as MLTALIVIFIIAYTAIALEHPIKINKSASALIAAGLLWTIYALSTGDHNLVGKQLEESLTGTAQIVFFLMGAMTIVEVVDAHNGFNVITSRIRTTSLTSLLWLIGIVTFFLSSVLDNLTTTIVMISLLKKLLDRHEDRLFFAGIIVIAANAGGAWSPIGDVTTTMLWIGGQITTLAIMKGVFLASFLNMVVPLAVTSYFLRGRQVISPSKNEEHGHRTRTSPFEQNLMFAMGIGILVCVPIFKTVTHLPPFMSILFGLGILWLVGEVVHSKKDEEAKEHLTLVRALKQIDMSSIVFFIGILLAVATLEHSHILTNLARLLDQTVGRQDVIVTIIGMISAIVDNVPLVAASMGMYSLAQFPTDSFLWEFIAYCAGTGGSILIIGSAAGVAAMGLEKIHFFWYVKKISGLALVGYFAGIATYIVQYRLFH; from the coding sequence GTGTTAACCGCACTCATTGTTATCTTCATCATCGCCTATACCGCCATTGCCCTGGAGCATCCGATCAAAATCAACAAGTCCGCATCAGCCTTGATAGCCGCCGGACTTTTGTGGACCATATATGCCCTGTCGACAGGCGATCACAATCTGGTCGGCAAGCAGCTTGAGGAATCGTTGACGGGCACAGCCCAGATCGTCTTCTTCCTGATGGGGGCCATGACCATTGTCGAGGTGGTGGACGCCCACAACGGCTTCAATGTGATCACCTCACGCATCAGGACCACCAGTCTCACCTCGCTCCTCTGGCTGATAGGCATCGTCACCTTTTTCCTCAGTTCCGTGCTGGACAACCTGACCACCACCATCGTCATGATCTCGCTGCTGAAGAAACTGCTGGACAGGCACGAGGACCGGCTCTTCTTCGCCGGCATCATCGTCATCGCCGCCAATGCCGGCGGCGCCTGGTCCCCCATCGGCGACGTCACCACCACCATGCTCTGGATCGGTGGACAGATCACCACCCTGGCCATCATGAAGGGGGTGTTTCTCGCATCGTTCCTCAACATGGTCGTGCCTCTGGCTGTCACCAGCTATTTTCTGAGAGGGAGGCAGGTAATCAGCCCATCCAAAAACGAGGAGCATGGCCACCGCACCAGAACCTCACCGTTCGAGCAGAATCTGATGTTTGCCATGGGGATCGGCATACTGGTCTGCGTGCCGATCTTCAAGACCGTAACCCACCTGCCGCCATTTATGAGTATTCTGTTCGGCCTGGGTATCCTCTGGCTCGTGGGGGAAGTGGTGCACAGCAAGAAAGACGAAGAAGCAAAGGAGCACCTCACGCTGGTACGTGCTCTCAAGCAGATCGACATGAGTTCCATCGTCTTCTTTATCGGTATCCTGCTGGCTGTGGCAACTCTCGAGCATAGCCACATCCTGACCAATCTCGCCAGGTTGCTCGACCAGACCGTGGGGCGTCAGGATGTCATCGTCACGATAATCGGCATGATCAGTGCCATAGTGGATAACGTGCCGCTGGTTGCCGCTTCAATGGGAATGTACAGCCTGGCCCAGTTCCCGACCGACAGCTTCCTCTGGGAGTTCATAGCCTACTGCGCCGGCACAGGGGGGTCAATATTGATCATCGGTTCGGCAGCAGGGGTAGCAGCCATGGGGTTGGAAAAAATACATTTTTTCTGGTACGTGAAGAAAATCAGTGGATTGGCACTGGTTGGCTACTTTGCAGGAATTGCCACATATATAGTTCAGTACAGACTCTTTCACTGA